In Paracoccus jeotgali, the following are encoded in one genomic region:
- a CDS encoding efflux RND transporter periplasmic adaptor subunit has product MTNALQAGLRAGIVILAGWAGLAGAAQAQAPGGAPPPPQVTVVTLQADDVTLTSSLPGRVTASAEAELRPQVNGIIIERLFDEGRVVEQGDPLYRIDPRTYEAAVAQAEASLAQAQAQSDAAERDAKRIGTLRDRSVATQQAEDSAISARDAAAAAVKAAQAALDVAKLDLERTTVSAPLDGVIGLAQASQGQLVTAGQQMPMAVIRRIDPVLVDVTQSAADIVRWQRQGAAASLPKGAGHHVSLRLADGSIYEHTGSLTGAEPHVDETTGVVTLRMEFANPDGLLLPGMYVLADIPQALLTDVVLAPQEGVTRDRRGRPIAYVVNAENVVEERPLEIVQDHGNQWVVREGLSAGDRLVVAGLQRIGPGVTVTPEERAAPDAAPPAAAAPPIEPPTEAEAEADAATAPDAATGDADAEGAAPATEGATEAAAEAASDSATDTPAETPADTPATEP; this is encoded by the coding sequence ATGACGAACGCATTACAGGCGGGATTGCGCGCCGGCATCGTGATCTTGGCAGGATGGGCGGGGCTTGCGGGCGCCGCACAGGCGCAGGCACCGGGTGGTGCGCCGCCGCCGCCGCAGGTGACGGTGGTCACGCTGCAGGCCGATGACGTCACGCTGACCTCGTCGCTGCCGGGCCGCGTCACCGCCTCGGCCGAGGCGGAACTGCGGCCGCAGGTCAATGGCATCATCATCGAGCGTCTGTTCGACGAGGGCCGGGTCGTCGAGCAGGGCGATCCGCTGTATCGTATCGACCCCCGCACCTATGAGGCCGCCGTGGCGCAGGCCGAGGCCTCGCTGGCGCAGGCGCAGGCGCAATCCGACGCGGCCGAGCGCGACGCCAAGCGCATCGGCACGCTGCGCGACCGCAGCGTCGCCACCCAGCAGGCCGAGGACAGCGCCATCTCCGCCCGCGACGCGGCGGCGGCAGCGGTCAAGGCCGCGCAGGCGGCGCTGGATGTGGCCAAGCTGGATCTGGAACGCACCACCGTCTCGGCGCCGCTGGACGGGGTGATCGGTCTGGCGCAGGCCTCGCAGGGGCAGTTGGTGACCGCCGGGCAGCAGATGCCCATGGCCGTGATCCGCCGCATCGACCCGGTGCTGGTGGACGTGACGCAATCGGCCGCCGATATCGTGCGCTGGCAGCGGCAGGGGGCCGCGGCCTCGCTGCCCAAGGGCGCCGGGCATCACGTCTCGCTGCGTCTGGCCGATGGCAGCATCTATGAACATACCGGGTCGCTGACCGGGGCAGAGCCGCATGTCGATGAAACCACCGGCGTCGTCACCCTGCGGATGGAATTCGCCAATCCCGACGGGCTGCTGCTGCCGGGCATGTATGTGCTGGCGGATATCCCGCAGGCGCTGCTGACCGATGTCGTGCTGGCCCCGCAAGAGGGCGTGACCCGCGACCGGCGCGGCCGTCCCATCGCCTATGTCGTCAACGCCGAGAACGTGGTCGAGGAACGCCCGCTGGAGATCGTGCAGGATCACGGCAACCAGTGGGTCGTGCGCGAGGGGCTGTCGGCGGGCGACCGTCTGGTCGTCGCCGGGTTGCAGCGCATCGGACCCGGCGTCACGGTGACGCCCGAGGAACGCGCCGCGCCTGACGCAGCCCCGCCCGCCGCCGCCGCACCGCCGATCGAGCCGCCCACCGAGGCCGAAGCCGAGGCAGACGCGGCCACCGCGCCCGACGCCGCGACCGGCGATGCCGACGCAGAGGGTGCCGCCCCGGCGACGGAGGGCGCGACCGAAGCGGCCGCCGAAGCCGCCAGCGACAGCGCGACAGACACTCCGGCAGAGACCCCGGCAGACACCCCGGCGACCGAGCCATAA
- a CDS encoding DUF2268 domain-containing putative Zn-dependent protease (predicted Zn-dependent protease with a strongly conserved HExxH motif), translating into MVYHLHFLNARNALIGLLSEARAATREAVARSCEHADLPPFDLVICSGDEVMTGWGIGGYAPAPGQIQITIDPARFSAEIFIRTLVHEFHHLIRWDGPGYGKSLGEALVSEGLAGHFVRQVLGGAADPWDAVNPSDGLARRAAQEWSRRDYDHAEWFFGSGKIRRWSGYGLGHRLIAEHLARHPEANAVTLAHTPADSFRAALRKLNASEAEETPPADAE; encoded by the coding sequence ATGGTCTATCACCTGCATTTCCTGAACGCGCGGAACGCGCTGATCGGGCTTCTGTCCGAGGCCCGCGCCGCCACGCGCGAGGCCGTGGCGCGGTCATGCGAACATGCCGACCTGCCGCCCTTCGATCTGGTGATTTGCAGCGGTGACGAGGTGATGACCGGCTGGGGGATCGGCGGCTATGCGCCCGCGCCGGGCCAGATTCAGATCACCATCGACCCGGCGCGCTTCTCGGCCGAGATCTTCATCCGGACGCTGGTGCATGAATTCCACCACCTGATCCGCTGGGACGGGCCGGGTTATGGCAAATCGCTGGGCGAGGCCCTGGTCAGCGAGGGGCTGGCGGGGCATTTCGTCCGGCAGGTGCTGGGCGGCGCCGCCGACCCCTGGGACGCGGTGAATCCGTCCGACGGGCTGGCCCGCCGCGCCGCGCAGGAATGGTCGCGGCGCGATTACGACCACGCGGAATGGTTCTTTGGCAGCGGCAAGATCCGCCGCTGGTCGGGCTATGGTCTGGGCCACCGCCTGATCGCCGAACACCTCGCCCGCCACCCCGAGGCGAACGCCGTCACCCTCGCCCACACCCCCGCCGACAGCTTCCGCGCCGCGCTGCGCAAGCTGAACGCGAGCGAGGCCGAGGAGACGCCTCCCGCTGACGCGGAGTAA
- a CDS encoding Lrp/AsnC family transcriptional regulator, producing MQELDSINRRILAELVANARIPMTELARRVGLSKTPVAQRIRQMEEIGLIQGYRAILSPLSLGLTHVTYVEARLSDTRQKALEQFNDAVRTIHEVEECYMIAGGFDYLLKVRSRDMAHFRQIMADRISGLPHVHATTSFVAMEAVVEQSWTEI from the coding sequence ATGCAAGAGCTGGACAGCATCAACCGGCGCATTCTGGCGGAACTGGTCGCCAATGCCCGGATCCCGATGACCGAACTGGCGCGGCGGGTCGGGCTGTCCAAGACCCCGGTCGCGCAGCGCATCCGCCAGATGGAGGAGATCGGGCTGATCCAGGGCTATCGCGCGATCCTGTCGCCGCTGTCGCTGGGTCTGACCCATGTCACCTATGTCGAGGCGCGGCTGAGCGATACGCGGCAAAAGGCGCTGGAACAGTTCAACGACGCCGTCCGCACCATCCACGAGGTCGAGGAATGTTACATGATCGCGGGCGGGTTCGACTATCTGCTGAAGGTCCGGTCGCGCGACATGGCGCATTTCCGGCAGATCATGGCCGACCGCATCTCGGGCCTGCCGCATGTCCACGCCACCACCAGTTTCGTCGCGATGGAGGCCGTGGTCGAGCAGAGCTGGACCGAAATCTGA
- a CDS encoding DNA translocase FtsK, whose protein sequence is MASWQAKGRDPLFDQNTQAALERRGKELIGAGLVVLAAVLALVLYSWSPDDPSFLAATDQPPVNLLGRFGAYLAAPLMMIAGYGAWGLALGALVWGLRLMIHRGEERLMRAGFLPIAVAIGSIYCASLVPPPGWEENFGLGGHFGDMMMGGVMTLLPFGPAASLKVGAVMMAFASVVFYGFVLGFDMAEARRLLRWLLVGLLTAFDLMLRLLGRGATGAVGAAQGIAKRGRSRGETRSEAEPPIHRRRMAEPEAEWAADSELVEPLAHDAQAPSSDEVSARITDVISRRGSNLLSSVTQRLNARRASGELPDPLPPPEPPVTPHPFGAETPRVVTPAQKPAAPSRQARAEAQPALRFDDSASDFECPPLSLLTAPTTIERHQLSDEALGENARMLEAVLDDYGVKGQITAVHPGPVVTLYELEPAPGLKASRVIGLSDDIARSMSALSARVSTVPGRTVIGIELPNARREKVLLREILSAKAYGDTGFPLPLALGKDIGGGPVVSNLAKMPHLLIAGTTGSGKSVAINTMILSLLYKLTPEECRLIMIDPKMLELSVYDGIPHLLSPVVTDPKKAVVALKWVVAEMEERYRKMSKMGVRNIEGYNGRVREALAKDEMFRRTVQTGFDEDTGEPVFETEEFQPETFPYIVVIVDEMADLMMVAGKEIEACIQRLAQMARASGIHLIMATQRPSVDVITGTIKANFPTRISFQVTSKIDSRTILGEQGAEQLLGQGDMLYMAGGSRITRVHGPFVSDEEVEEVVNHLKSFGPPSYKSGVVDGPEDDVASDINAVLGLGNSADGDDVLYDQAVMIVARDRKCSTSYIQRKLAIGYNKAARIVEMMEEQGVVSSANHVGKREVLVPEV, encoded by the coding sequence ATGGCAAGCTGGCAGGCAAAGGGGCGCGACCCCCTGTTCGACCAGAACACGCAGGCGGCGCTGGAACGTCGCGGCAAGGAACTGATCGGCGCCGGGCTGGTGGTGCTGGCGGCGGTGCTGGCCTTGGTGCTGTATAGCTGGTCGCCCGACGATCCCAGCTTTCTGGCCGCCACCGATCAGCCGCCGGTGAACCTGCTGGGCCGCTTTGGCGCCTATCTGGCCGCGCCGCTGATGATGATCGCGGGCTATGGCGCCTGGGGCCTGGCGCTTGGCGCGCTGGTCTGGGGCCTGCGGCTGATGATCCATCGCGGCGAGGAACGGCTGATGCGCGCCGGCTTCCTGCCCATCGCCGTGGCCATCGGGTCGATCTATTGCGCCTCGCTGGTGCCGCCCCCGGGGTGGGAGGAGAATTTCGGCCTTGGCGGGCATTTCGGCGACATGATGATGGGCGGGGTGATGACGCTGCTGCCCTTTGGCCCCGCCGCCTCGCTGAAGGTCGGCGCGGTGATGATGGCCTTCGCCTCAGTGGTGTTTTACGGCTTTGTGCTGGGTTTCGACATGGCCGAGGCGCGGCGTCTGCTGCGCTGGCTGCTGGTCGGGCTGCTGACCGCCTTCGATCTGATGCTGCGCCTGCTGGGCCGCGGCGCGACCGGCGCGGTGGGCGCGGCGCAGGGCATCGCCAAGCGCGGCCGCAGCCGTGGCGAGACCCGCAGCGAGGCCGAGCCCCCGATCCACCGCCGCCGCATGGCGGAACCCGAGGCCGAGTGGGCGGCGGATTCCGAACTGGTCGAGCCGCTGGCCCATGACGCGCAGGCCCCGTCCTCGGACGAGGTGTCGGCGCGGATCACCGATGTCATCTCGCGGCGCGGCAGCAACCTGCTCAGCTCGGTCACGCAGCGGCTGAACGCGCGCCGCGCCTCTGGCGAGCTGCCCGACCCGCTGCCCCCGCCCGAACCGCCGGTGACGCCGCACCCCTTTGGCGCGGAGACCCCGCGCGTCGTGACCCCGGCGCAGAAACCCGCCGCGCCCTCGCGTCAGGCCCGCGCCGAGGCGCAGCCGGCGCTGCGCTTCGACGACAGCGCCAGCGATTTCGAATGTCCGCCCCTGTCGCTGCTGACCGCGCCCACCACCATCGAACGCCACCAGCTGTCCGACGAGGCCTTGGGCGAGAATGCCCGGATGCTGGAAGCGGTGCTGGACGATTACGGCGTCAAGGGCCAGATCACCGCCGTCCATCCCGGCCCTGTGGTGACGCTGTATGAACTGGAACCGGCCCCGGGGCTGAAGGCCTCGCGCGTGATCGGGCTGTCGGACGACATCGCACGGTCTATGTCGGCGCTGTCGGCGCGGGTCAGCACCGTGCCCGGCCGCACCGTGATCGGCATCGAACTGCCCAATGCCCGCCGCGAAAAGGTGCTGCTGCGCGAGATCCTGTCGGCCAAGGCCTACGGCGACACCGGCTTTCCGCTGCCGCTGGCGCTGGGCAAGGATATCGGCGGCGGCCCGGTGGTGTCCAACCTCGCCAAGATGCCGCATCTGCTGATTGCCGGGACCACCGGCAGCGGCAAGTCGGTCGCCATCAACACCATGATCCTGTCGCTGCTTTACAAGCTGACGCCCGAGGAATGCCGGCTGATCATGATCGACCCCAAGATGCTGGAACTGTCGGTCTATGACGGGATTCCGCATCTGCTCTCGCCCGTGGTGACGGACCCGAAAAAGGCGGTGGTGGCGCTGAAATGGGTCGTGGCCGAGATGGAGGAGCGTTACCGCAAGATGTCCAAGATGGGCGTCCGCAACATCGAGGGCTATAACGGCCGCGTCCGCGAGGCGCTGGCCAAGGACGAGATGTTCCGCCGCACCGTCCAGACCGGCTTTGACGAGGACACCGGCGAACCCGTCTTCGAGACCGAGGAATTCCAGCCCGAAACCTTCCCCTATATCGTCGTCATCGTGGACGAGATGGCCGACCTGATGATGGTCGCCGGCAAGGAAATCGAGGCCTGCATCCAGCGTCTGGCGCAGATGGCGCGGGCCAGCGGCATCCACCTGATCATGGCCACGCAGCGCCCCTCGGTCGATGTCATCACCGGCACGATCAAGGCGAACTTCCCGACCCGGATCTCGTTCCAGGTCACCTCCAAGATCGACAGCCGCACCATTCTGGGCGAGCAGGGGGCCGAGCAATTGCTGGGTCAGGGCGACATGCTCTACATGGCCGGCGGCAGCCGCATCACCCGCGTCCACGGCCCCTTCGTCAGTGATGAAGAGGTCGAAGAGGTCGTCAACCACCTGAAATCCTTTGGCCCGCCCTCGTATAAATCCGGCGTGGTGGACGGCCCTGAAGACGACGTTGCCAGCGACATCAACGCCGTTCTGGGCCTTGGCAACTCGGCCGATGGCGATGACGTGCTGTATGATCAGGCGGTGATGATCGTGGCGCGCGACCGCAAATGCTCGACCAGCTATATTCAGCGCAAGCTGGCGATCGGCTATAACAAGGCCGCACGCATCGTCGAGATGATGGAGGAACAGGGCGTGGTCAGCAGCGCAAACCATGTCGGCAAGCGCGAGGTTCTGGTCCCCGAGGTCTGA
- a CDS encoding efflux RND transporter permease subunit: MARFFIDRPVFAWVISIIIMGIGILAVRALPVAQYPQIAPPSVTVSANYPGASADTVANAVTQVIEQQMTGLDGLRYISSSSTSAGTSSTVLTFETGTDVDIAQVQVQNKLSQALPLLPQPVQRQGVTVEKATTGFLMVIGLIGDENYDETDLSDYLVTNLVDDLSRIEGIGRVQVFGAQYAMRIWLDPERMAAYEIAPADVVGAVSAQNTQISAGSFGGLPTVEGQQLNATVTAQSLLSTPAEFGQIVLRAEENGGLVLLQDVADIEIGAQSYVANASYNGRPSAGMALSLAPGANALDTAERVKERMVEFARFFPEGVEYVVPFDTTPFVAISIEEVVKTLIEAVVLVFIVMFVFLQSLRATLIPTLAVPIVLLGTFGIMAVLGFTINTLTMLAMVLAIGLLVDDAIVVVENVERIMEEEGLPPREATRKSMDQITGALIGIALVLSAVFVPMAFFGGSTGVIYQQFAITIVSAMGLSVVVALTLTPALCASLLKPGHAKKRGLFGIFNRGFDATTRGYTGAVGWMVRRPLRVLVVFALLVALMVTLFIRTPQSFLPDEDQGIMFVLIQGPTGSTVERTQAVVQQVEDYFLTQEAEVVDSMFGVTGFSFAGQGQNVGMAFVRLKDWSERPDPSQSVQAVAGRAFPALSGIRDAMVFPIVPPAVIELGNASGFDFYLQARGGQTHEQLLDARNQLLGMAAQSELVTQTRPTGLEDAAQYRLNIDWRKAGAMGITATDVANVLQVAWTGAYVNDFIDRGRIKKVYVQGEASSRAVPTDLDKWRVRNATGGLVPFSNFAEGEWTFGPQGLSRYNGAPAMQIQGSTMPGVSSGDAMAEIERLASQLPDGFSVAWTGLSLEERESGDQTTLLYALSLLAVFLCLAALYESWSIPLAVMLVMPIGVLGALLGAVLGGFDNGVFFQVGLLTVIGLTGKNAILIVEFAREQSEAGVPLYRAVVEAARQRFRPIIMTSIAFSLGVLPLALSTGAGANGRNAIGATVLGGTLLATVLGILFAPLFYVLMRRLLGRKDQVDDESAA; encoded by the coding sequence ATGGCCCGTTTCTTCATTGATCGTCCGGTCTTTGCCTGGGTGATTTCGATCATCATCATGGGCATCGGGATCCTGGCGGTGCGCGCCCTGCCGGTCGCGCAATATCCGCAGATCGCGCCGCCCTCGGTGACGGTCAGCGCCAACTATCCCGGCGCCTCGGCCGATACGGTCGCCAACGCCGTCACGCAGGTCATCGAACAGCAGATGACCGGGCTGGACGGGCTGCGCTATATCTCGTCCAGTTCGACCTCGGCCGGGACGTCGTCCACGGTGCTGACCTTCGAGACCGGGACCGATGTCGATATCGCGCAGGTGCAGGTCCAGAACAAGCTGAGCCAGGCCCTGCCGCTGCTGCCGCAGCCGGTGCAGCGCCAGGGCGTCACCGTCGAAAAGGCCACCACCGGCTTTCTGATGGTCATCGGCCTGATCGGGGACGAGAATTACGACGAAACCGACCTGTCCGACTATCTGGTCACCAACCTCGTCGACGACCTCAGCCGGATCGAGGGGATCGGCCGGGTGCAGGTCTTTGGCGCGCAATACGCCATGCGGATCTGGCTCGACCCCGAGCGCATGGCCGCCTATGAAATCGCGCCCGCCGATGTGGTCGGCGCGGTGTCGGCCCAGAACACGCAGATCTCGGCGGGTTCCTTCGGCGGTCTGCCCACGGTCGAGGGCCAGCAGCTCAACGCCACCGTCACCGCGCAATCGCTGCTGTCCACCCCGGCAGAATTCGGCCAGATCGTCTTGCGGGCCGAGGAAAACGGCGGGCTGGTGCTGTTGCAGGACGTGGCCGATATCGAGATCGGCGCCCAGTCCTATGTCGCCAATGCCAGCTATAACGGCCGCCCCTCGGCCGGGATGGCGCTGTCGCTGGCGCCCGGCGCCAACGCGCTGGACACCGCCGAGCGGGTCAAGGAGCGGATGGTCGAATTCGCCCGCTTTTTCCCCGAGGGCGTCGAATATGTCGTGCCCTTCGACACCACGCCCTTTGTCGCGATTTCCATCGAGGAGGTGGTCAAGACGCTGATCGAGGCCGTGGTCCTGGTCTTCATCGTCATGTTCGTCTTCCTGCAAAGCCTGCGGGCGACGCTGATCCCCACGCTGGCGGTGCCCATCGTGCTGCTGGGGACGTTCGGGATCATGGCGGTGCTGGGGTTCACCATCAACACGCTGACCATGCTGGCCATGGTGCTGGCCATCGGCCTGCTGGTCGACGACGCCATCGTGGTGGTCGAGAACGTCGAGCGGATCATGGAGGAAGAGGGGCTGCCCCCACGCGAGGCGACGCGAAAATCCATGGACCAGATCACCGGGGCGCTGATCGGCATCGCGCTGGTGCTGTCGGCGGTGTTCGTGCCCATGGCGTTTTTCGGCGGCTCGACCGGGGTCATCTATCAGCAATTCGCCATCACCATCGTCTCGGCCATGGGGCTGTCGGTGGTGGTCGCGCTGACGCTGACGCCGGCGCTGTGTGCCTCGCTGCTGAAGCCGGGCCACGCGAAAAAACGCGGGCTGTTCGGGATCTTCAACCGCGGCTTCGACGCCACCACGCGCGGCTATACCGGCGCGGTGGGCTGGATGGTGCGGCGGCCGCTGCGGGTGCTGGTGGTCTTTGCCTTGCTGGTCGCCTTGATGGTGACGCTGTTCATCCGCACCCCGCAAAGCTTTCTGCCCGACGAGGATCAGGGCATCATGTTCGTGCTGATCCAGGGACCGACCGGCTCCACGGTCGAGCGGACGCAGGCTGTCGTCCAGCAGGTCGAGGATTATTTCCTGACGCAAGAGGCCGAGGTGGTCGATTCCATGTTCGGCGTCACCGGCTTCAGCTTTGCCGGTCAGGGGCAGAACGTCGGCATGGCCTTCGTGCGGCTGAAGGACTGGTCCGAGCGTCCCGACCCCTCGCAATCGGTGCAGGCCGTGGCGGGCCGCGCCTTCCCGGCGCTGTCGGGCATCCGCGACGCGATGGTCTTCCCCATCGTGCCGCCTGCCGTGATCGAGCTTGGCAACGCCTCTGGCTTCGACTTCTACCTGCAGGCCCGCGGCGGTCAGACGCACGAGCAGTTGCTGGACGCGCGCAACCAGTTGCTGGGCATGGCCGCGCAAAGCGAGCTGGTGACCCAGACCCGCCCCACCGGGCTGGAGGATGCGGCGCAATACCGGCTGAACATCGACTGGCGCAAGGCCGGTGCCATGGGCATTACCGCGACCGATGTGGCCAATGTGCTGCAGGTCGCCTGGACCGGCGCCTATGTGAACGACTTCATCGACCGGGGCCGGATCAAGAAGGTCTATGTGCAGGGCGAGGCATCCAGCCGCGCCGTGCCGACCGATCTGGACAAGTGGCGGGTGCGCAACGCGACCGGCGGGCTGGTGCCGTTTTCCAACTTTGCGGAGGGGGAATGGACCTTCGGGCCGCAGGGTCTCAGCCGCTATAACGGCGCGCCGGCGATGCAGATCCAGGGCTCGACCATGCCCGGCGTCAGTTCGGGCGACGCGATGGCCGAGATCGAGCGTCTGGCCAGCCAGCTGCCCGACGGCTTCAGCGTCGCCTGGACCGGGCTGTCGCTGGAAGAGCGCGAAAGCGGCGACCAGACCACGCTGCTGTATGCGCTGTCGCTGCTGGCCGTGTTCCTGTGCCTCGCGGCGCTGTATGAAAGCTGGTCGATCCCGCTGGCGGTAATGCTGGTCATGCCCATCGGCGTGCTGGGCGCGCTGCTGGGGGCGGTCCTGGGCGGCTTCGACAACGGGGTGTTCTTTCAGGTCGGCCTGCTGACCGTGATTGGCCTGACCGGCAAGAACGCCATCCTGATCGTCGAGTTCGCCCGCGAACAGTCCGAGGCCGGGGTGCCGCTGTATCGCGCCGTGGTCGAGGCCGCGCGGCAGCGCTTCCGCCCGATCATCATGACCTCGATCGCGTTCTCGCTGGGCGTGCTGCCGCTGGCGCTGTCCACCGGCGCGGGGGCCAATGGTCGCAACGCCATCGGCGCCACGGTGCTGGGCGGGACGCTGCTGGCGACGGTGCTGGGCATCCTGTTCGCGCCGCTCTTCTATGTGCTGATGCGCCGCCTGCTGGGCCGCAAGGATCAGGTGGACGACGAATCGGCGGCGTGA